ATGCATTCCCCGCCTTTTATGAAAAACACATGGCTCAATTCGGAAACTTTCTGAAGGCCGATTTCAAATTAATTATCACTGCCCTGCCAGATCTGCATTTCACCCCCCAGTACACCTATGATCTCCCAAAAGGCAACCGGACTTACAGCTATCTGCTGATGGCGGCCGGACTGTTCCTTCTGTTAATTGCCCTGCTGAATTATACCAATCTGCTTTCCGCTTCCTTGGCATCCCGGACCCACAGCCTGGGGATCTTCAAGATCAACGGGGCCGAACGATTTCACATCTTCAAATTGCTGATTACGGAATCGCTCATACTTATTGTCATAGCAGTAGCTGTAGCCTGGTTTATGCTCACTGCAGCAGAGACCTGGTTTACGGGTCGGCTGAGTGGTACCCTGATGCAATCCGGATTCCGGACAGCCAGCTTTCTGCTATTGACCCTGCTGGTCCTTGCTGCCATTTCCCTTGCTTTCATACTCACCATAATCAGCAGAGTATATCGCCAGCCCATCCACCTTTTGAAAGGCGATTCCAGCCTGGGAGCAAAGATAAAGCGCTATGGTTTTGGAAAAGGAAGCATTGTCATTCAGTTCACCTTTTCTGTGATCCTGATTATCTCCTCGCTACTGATCACCAGGCAGGTGCAATACCTCCTCAAAGCCGGGATTGGATTTAATACGGATAACATTGTTCAGGTAAAACTCCATGCCGAGGGAGTAGCCCTGGAAAAGATTTTCTCTTTTAAGCAAGAGTTAAAAAAGAGCTCCGTGGTCCGGGAAGTGGCTTATTCAAGCAATGTGCCGGGAGAGGTATTTGCCACTTCTCACTTCAAAGTTGATGCAGACGGACAGGAGGCCTCAAAAATAGTCTCGCTGCTCGCCATTGATGCCGACTACCTTCCCCTGATGCAGATGGAGCTTAAAGAAGGGAGGAATTTTGATCGGGACAGGCCCACCGATCCCCAGAGTGGAGTGATCCTCAATGAAGCATGTATCGGCTTTCTGGGCATGGGTGACTCCCTGACCGGCAAGCGGATTCGGGAAATTGAAATTATTGGCGTAGTTAAAAACGGGAAATTTAACTCCCTGCATGAGGAGTCCAGACCCGTTGCACTTTACTTTATGACAGGCAACCGGGGTTATATGAATGTGAAACTGAATACAGGCGATCTGTCCGGTGCGCTCATTCAGATCCAGGATACCTATGAAAAATTCTTTGATAACATCCCCTTCGAGTATAGCTTCCTCGACCAGACTGTGGAGCAGATGTACCGCAACGATATTAACCAGAGTAAACTGCTGGCCATCTTTACCATTCTGAGCATTGTTATTTCCAATATCGGCCTGTTTGGACTGGTGTCGCTCCTGAACCGTTTACGCATCCGGGAAATCGGGATCAGGAAGGTAAACGGGGCCCACAGATGGCAGATTGTACTGCTGCTGGGGAAACAACTGCTGGTCTGGGTGGCCGTCGCAATAGACTTAGCCATCCCGGTGACCTGGTATGTTAGCAGGCTCTGGCTGCAAAATTTTGCAACCCGCATCTCCTTTTCCTGGTGGATCGTACTTCTGGGAGGAGTGATCATCCTGCTGAGCGCCATGATCACCACCGCTGGAATTACCCTGCGGGCTTCCGCCCGCAACCCGGTAGATACCTTAAGATACGAATGATGAAAGCGATCGTGAAACTTTTTTTAGTACTGGTCACCCTGACGGTGGCTGTTTTCGGATGGATCACCGGACAATACAGGGACCGGGATTTTTTGATCCTGGTTCTGGTCCTGACCTCGCTTACCCTGTCCACATTCCTGATACTGAATATTCTGGACTACAGGCTCCAGGCCAGGAAAAGGAAAGAAAAGGAATCCAGGTCCCGGGAGCTCCCCGGTGAAGAAGCAAAAAAAATAAAAAGAGCGGAAGGTAGTTTTGCCCTTCGGGAAAAAAAGTCAGGACTTAGCTGGGGAGGAGGAAACATCAAAGCCAGCGAAGCCACCCGGGGAAGCAGGCGGAAATTTCTGGGCCGGTAGATTTCCTGGCCAGGAATTATCTGCTCCTTACCTGGACATCCGTTGATTCCTTCCGATCAGGAAGTATAGCACAGATCCCAGGAAGGGAAGAAAGAGAATAATCAATACCCAGATAATCTTTTCATTTCCAGGAAAATCATTCATAAGTGCGCTGATCAGCGCCAGCAGCGGAATCAGAAAGATAAAGAGGACTACAAAAAGTGTAAGAAGCAATCCGCCACCGAATAGAAAAAGAAAAGTCATCTCCGAAGTAATTTAAGTTGTCCTTAAAACTATGAAATATTCCGCTGCCGGTCAACGGGCAATATTTTATAACTTGTTATACTGAAACCTTTAATCCTTAAGCTATGAAAAATTATATGGCCCTGTTAGTTGCCCTGCTTGTCCTGGCTGCCTGCGCCAGGCAGGAGCAGCAGGCCACATCCACCACATCCTCCTTTCCCCTGGAAGCTTATGTGAAGCAGGAAGATCCCGCCTTCCGCTACGACATTGTTGAAAGGCTGAAGGGAGAATCCTGGACCGAATACAGGATTAAGATGGTCTCCGGAACCTGGCTGAGCAGCCAGGAGGTGGATGAACCGGAATGGTGGCACTGGCTCACCATGGTAGTCCCCGATGACATTCAAGAATCTGAATCCCTGATGCTCACCGGGGGCGGCTGGAGAGGCGACAGCATCCCCATTGCAGCTACCGAAGATATGATACAAGCAGCCCTTTCCACGGGTTCGGTGGTATCCCATATAAGTAATATCCCCTTTCAACCTATCGATTTTACAGGGGATAGCCTGGAGGGACTCTTCGAAGACGAATTGATCGCCTTTGCCTGGCTGCAATTTCTGGAGGGCGGAGCCGGTGAGGAACTGCAGATCTGGCTGCCCCGATTCCCCATGACCCGTGCGGTGGTCAGGGCCATGGATGTGGCAGAGGAAATATGCGAATCCGATCATCAGAAAATAGACGGATTTTTTGTGGCCGGGGCATCTAAACGGGGATGGACCACCTGGACGGTGGCGGCGGTGGATGAAAGGGTGATAGGCATTGCTCCGGTGGTGATTGATCTGCTCAATATCATTCCCTCATTCAATCACCACTGGCAGTGTTACGGAGAGTGGGCCCCTGCCATTGATCCTTATAAAAACCAAGGCATTATGAACTGGATCTATACCGATGAATTCCTGGCCATGCTGAAACTGGTAGAACCCTACCAGTTCCTGGAGCGCCTGGCCATGCCCAAGCTTCTGATCAATGCCACCTGTGATGAGTTTTTTGTCACCGACTCCTGGCAATTTTACTGGAAGGAGCTTCAGGGGGAAAACTTCCTGCAATATATCCCCAATGTGGGGCACGGCCTGCATGGCTCTTACCTTCCTCAAAGTCTGGTTGCTTTTTACCGGAGCACCATAAGCGATTTGAAAATACCTGCCTTTCAATGGCATATCAGCAATGATACCATTTATACACAGGTGGACCCGGAAAGCAACTATCAGATCCGCCTCTGGGAGGCGGTGAATGAGAAAGACCGCGACTTTAAGCTCTATGTGATTGGAGAGGAGGCCTGGAAAATGGAGGCCTTGGAGCAAAACGGAGAGGGCACTTATATCGTTCCGGTTAGCCCGCCTGAAAGCGGCTATAAAGGAGCCCTGGTGGAAGTGGTGTTCGATCCGGATTCCGAATTCCCGCTGACACTTACCACAGGAACCCTGGTCACTCCGGACCGCTATCCTTTCCCGCCTTTCCTGACCGAATAATCCGGTTTTCAGCTGACCAGACTAAGGGATTAGGCAGGGGAATCAGCGAACAGGTTTTTCTCTTCCTTCAATACCTTCATGGGATCTGATTGCCCGTTTTTTTCAAATTTCTTACATTTAACCATCATTCTGCCGTTTACCCTGACAAACACCAAAGATGAAACCAAGCTTATACCTGCCGGCCCTTATTGTCATTCTATTCTCTGCCTGCAATTCCTCTGTTCCCCCTGCTGAAACCGACAAGCATCTATGCATCCGCATGAACCAGGTGGGATACTATCCCGGTGCCCTTAAAGAGTTTTTGGTGGCAGATTATGAGGCCAGCTCTTTTCAGATCCTGGACAGAAGGGGAAAAAAAGCCTTTGAGGGAAAACTCATTGATAAGGGGGCCTGGGACAAATCGGGAGAACACATCCTCCAGGGGGATTTCTCAGACCTGAGTGAAACAGGAACCTTCACCATTCAGCTGAATACCGGACTGACTTCCCCACCCTTTGAGATCGCAGAGGGTGTTTATGAAGCTGCCCTGGATGCTTCTATCAAAAGCTTCTATTTCCAACGGGCCTCCATGGCTATTGAGGAGCCGTACGGAGGAGTATACCGGCGGGCTGCCGGCCATTCCCGGGGAGCACTTAAATATACCGGAAAGCGGCAATGGCATCCCCGATCTGCTGGATGAGATCCGCTATGAACTGGACTGGGTGATGACCATGCAGGACGAAGACGGGGGCGTGTTTCATAAGTTAACTGCCCTGGATTTTGCAGCATTTATCATGCCTGAGGACTATGACCTCGACCGCTATATCATTGGAAAAGGAACAGCGGCCAGTCTTAATTTTGCAGCTTTGATGGCCCTGGCTTCCAGAATATATGCTGAGGTGGATCCTGACTTCTCTTCCGATGCGCTGGTCGCTGCAGAAGACGCCTGGAACTGGGCCGGGGAAAACAGTAATCTCCCCTACAGAAATCCGCCGGATGCGCACACCGGGGAGTACGGGGACGATCAATTCAGTGATGATTTCTACTGGGCAGCAGCCGAACTCTTTATTACCACCGGGAAAGATACCTATCTGGAATCTTTGACCCGCTATGAGCAGCCTTACATCCACCAGATCACAAACAGCTGGAAATTCTTCATCAGGAATATGGGCTTTCATACCCTGCTGATCAACGGAAGAAATGACGAACTGATAAAAAAGCACCTGTCCCTCTCCGATGAGATCCTGTCAAAAATGGGATCCATACCTTACGGGATCAGTATCGACCATTTTGAATGGGGTTCCAACAGCGATGTACTGAACCAGGCCGTGATCCTCTGCATCGCCCATCATCTGAGCGGTGAACAAAAGTACCTCGATGGTGCCTTAAGAAACACCGATTATATTTTCGGGAAAAATGCCACCGGCTACTGTTTCCTTACAGGTTTCGGGTCGAAACAGGTTATGAATCCCCATCACCGTCCCAGCGGGGCCGATGATATTGATGAACCGGTCCCGGGATTCATTCCGGGTGGTCCCAATATGCATCAACAGGACCGTCAGGAGCTAAATTATGTATCCGATTTACCGGCCAGATCCTATGCAGATGTGGTGGAAAGTTATGCCTCCAACGAGGTGTGCCTGAACTGGAATGCCCCGGCAGTGTTTGTTCTGGGATACCTGGAGCAGGTACTCAAACAGGGATCAGGATGTTAGTTTCGTCACCGTCAACTCTTTGGCAAGACGGGCTTTACGTTTCAGATTAGCGGCAGTACTGGTGTCAATCACCTTATCCAAAATTGAAACAATTTTATCAGCAATGGATTCATCGATAATCAGGGGAGGCACTATGCCCAGGATGTTGTGCCGGAAGTAAAGGAGAAGTCCGCGGGAGGCAGCATCCAGCCCAATTTCCTGGACAAGGTCATCAGGAAGAGGCTCCCGGGTTTCTTTATTCTTCACCAATTCAATCCCAATTAAGAGTCCTTTTCCACGTACTTCTCCCATGTTTTTCTTATTCAAGCCGAGCGATTGCAATTTGTCCATCAGATAATGTCCGACCCGTGCAGCGTTATCGGGCAGTTTCTCATGGATGATCAAGTCAATATTGGCCAATCCCACTGCGGCACATACCGGGTGACCACTGGCCGTGGAACCATGTTCCAGACTATTTCCCTCTCCCAAAAACCGCTCAAATACGGACTCGGTTACAAGGGTCGCAGCCAGGGGAAGATATCCGCTGCTGATGGCTTTGGAAAGACACATGATGTCAGGCTGGGGTTCCCAGCTTTCACTCATAAACAGCGTTCCGGTTTTTCCGAATCCGGTGGTCACTTCATCTACGATAAAAAGAACCCCATGCTCCCTGCAGATCCTGCCCACCTCCCCGTAGTATTGTTCAGGGGGAGTGATATAGCCATAGGCTCCCATGATGGGCTCCATAATAAAAGCAGCCATGGTTTCCGGTCCCTCTTTCTGTAT
This portion of the Bacteroidales bacterium genome encodes:
- a CDS encoding ABC transporter permease, producing MIRTYITIAFKYLVRQPAYSVLSILGFSLAFASLFVIYSQVSYQRSYDRHLEIRDRVYRLSGEINLPDNENIHAQLGPRLAPVMKEEIPAVVQMARLVSFDEKCLVHAGEQIFFEDHVYFADTTVFELFPLQFLYGTPQNALLTEGQTVISESFAEKYFGSADVLGRQLKINNDRIYEVTGVTKDLPDNVHHKLHMLLSMKSLSPPVLELLDAEDSENYWRPFAYSFILLGENNSISEVEHAFPAFYEKHMAQFGNFLKADFKLIITALPDLHFTPQYTYDLPKGNRTYSYLLMAAGLFLLLIALLNYTNLLSASLASRTHSLGIFKINGAERFHIFKLLITESLILIVIAVAVAWFMLTAAETWFTGRLSGTLMQSGFRTASFLLLTLLVLAAISLAFILTIISRVYRQPIHLLKGDSSLGAKIKRYGFGKGSIVIQFTFSVILIISSLLITRQVQYLLKAGIGFNTDNIVQVKLHAEGVALEKIFSFKQELKKSSVVREVAYSSNVPGEVFATSHFKVDADGQEASKIVSLLAIDADYLPLMQMELKEGRNFDRDRPTDPQSGVILNEACIGFLGMGDSLTGKRIREIEIIGVVKNGKFNSLHEESRPVALYFMTGNRGYMNVKLNTGDLSGALIQIQDTYEKFFDNIPFEYSFLDQTVEQMYRNDINQSKLLAIFTILSIVISNIGLFGLVSLLNRLRIREIGIRKVNGAHRWQIVLLLGKQLLVWVAVAIDLAIPVTWYVSRLWLQNFATRISFSWWIVLLGGVIILLSAMITTAGITLRASARNPVDTLRYE
- a CDS encoding PLDc N-terminal domain-containing protein, which produces MTFLFLFGGGLLLTLFVVLFIFLIPLLALISALMNDFPGNEKIIWVLIILFLPFLGSVLYFLIGRNQRMSR
- a CDS encoding PhoPQ-activated protein PqaA family protein, which gives rise to MKNYMALLVALLVLAACARQEQQATSTTSSFPLEAYVKQEDPAFRYDIVERLKGESWTEYRIKMVSGTWLSSQEVDEPEWWHWLTMVVPDDIQESESLMLTGGGWRGDSIPIAATEDMIQAALSTGSVVSHISNIPFQPIDFTGDSLEGLFEDELIAFAWLQFLEGGAGEELQIWLPRFPMTRAVVRAMDVAEEICESDHQKIDGFFVAGASKRGWTTWTVAAVDERVIGIAPVVIDLLNIIPSFNHHWQCYGEWAPAIDPYKNQGIMNWIYTDEFLAMLKLVEPYQFLERLAMPKLLINATCDEFFVTDSWQFYWKELQGENFLQYIPNVGHGLHGSYLPQSLVAFYRSTISDLKIPAFQWHISNDTIYTQVDPESNYQIRLWEAVNEKDRDFKLYVIGEEAWKMEALEQNGEGTYIVPVSPPESGYKGALVEVVFDPDSEFPLTLTTGTLVTPDRYPFPPFLTE
- a CDS encoding cellulase N-terminal Ig-like domain-containing protein; this translates as MKPSLYLPALIVILFSACNSSVPPAETDKHLCIRMNQVGYYPGALKEFLVADYEASSFQILDRRGKKAFEGKLIDKGAWDKSGEHILQGDFSDLSETGTFTIQLNTGLTSPPFEIAEGVYEAALDASIKSFYFQRASMAIEEPYGGVYRRAAGHSRGALKYTGKRQWHPRSAG
- a CDS encoding glycoside hydrolase family 9 protein codes for the protein MRSRTEEYTGGLPAIPGEHLNIPESGNGIPDLLDEIRYELDWVMTMQDEDGGVFHKLTALDFAAFIMPEDYDLDRYIIGKGTAASLNFAALMALASRIYAEVDPDFSSDALVAAEDAWNWAGENSNLPYRNPPDAHTGEYGDDQFSDDFYWAAAELFITTGKDTYLESLTRYEQPYIHQITNSWKFFIRNMGFHTLLINGRNDELIKKHLSLSDEILSKMGSIPYGISIDHFEWGSNSDVLNQAVILCIAHHLSGEQKYLDGALRNTDYIFGKNATGYCFLTGFGSKQVMNPHHRPSGADDIDEPVPGFIPGGPNMHQQDRQELNYVSDLPARSYADVVESYASNEVCLNWNAPAVFVLGYLEQVLKQGSGC
- a CDS encoding aspartate aminotransferase family protein, whose translation is MKKKVYKGIPYSLWNPFTEMDQFLGYLGFGPIVITRGEGPYVYDDKGRKLINGFSSLWNVAVGHGRKELIDAAHKQMTELAYASCFRQTHPRAMELADKLVQISPSQYQYVYLGTNGSEAVETALKIARQYHKQDPGKQDQSRFKIVSLKHCYHGVSYGAMSTSGLEEEKDKFGPVLDGYVQIDPPYCYRCPYGKSGYPECDLVCAKALEAKIQKEGPETMAAFIMEPIMGAYGYITPPEQYYGEVGRICREHGVLFIVDEVTTGFGKTGTLFMSESWEPQPDIMCLSKAISSGYLPLAATLVTESVFERFLGEGNSLEHGSTASGHPVCAAVGLANIDLIIHEKLPDNAARVGHYLMDKLQSLGLNKKNMGEVRGKGLLIGIELVKNKETREPLPDDLVQEIGLDAASRGLLLYFRHNILGIVPPLIIDESIADKIVSILDKVIDTSTAANLKRKARLAKELTVTKLTS